The following nucleotide sequence is from Nakamurella alba.
CGCCGATGACCTCGTGCAGCGTCATCACCCCGGTGGTCACCGTGCCGGTCTTGTCCAGCACCACGGTGTCCACCTCCCGGGTGGACTCCAGCACCTCCGGCCCCTTGATCAGGATCCCGAGCTGGGCGCCGCGGCCGGTACCGACCAGCAACGCGGTCGGCGTCGCCAGCCCGAGCGCACAGGGGCAGGCGATGATCAGCACGGCCACCGCGGCGGTGAACGCTCCGCCGACTCCGCCGCCGGCCAGCAGCCACACCGCGAAGGTCAGCACGGTGATGCCCAGCACCACCGGTACGAAGATGCCGGAGATCCGGTCCGCCAACCGCTGGACCCGCGCCTTGCCGCTCTGCGCCTGCTCCACCAGGGTCGCGATCCGGGACAGCTGGGTGTCCTTGCCGACCCGGGTGGCCCGCACCACCAACCGGCCGCCGGTGTTCACCGTCGCACCGATCACCGTGTCCCCGGCCGCGACCTCGACCGGCACCGACTCACCGGTGAGCAGCGAGGTGTCGATCGCGGAGTGCCCGCTGACCACCACGCCGTCCGTTGCGATCGCCGCACCGGGCCGCACCACGAAGTGGTCGCCGACGGCGAGACGCTCCACCGGCACGCTGATCTCGGCCGTCGAGCCGGGACCGTCGGGCAGCAGCAGGGCCTCCTTCGCCCCCAGGTGCAGCAGCGCCTGCAGCGCCGCACCCGACCGCCGCTTGGCCCGGGCCTCGAGGTACCGGCCGGTCAACAGGAAGGTGGTCACGCCGGCGGCGGCCTCCAGGTAGATCTGCCCGGCGCCGTCACCCCGTTGCAGGGTGAACTCGAAGCCGTGGGTCATGCCGATCATGCCGGCGTGCCCCCAGACCAGCGCGTACACCGACCAGGCCAGTGCGGCGAGAGTGCCGATGCTGACCAGGGTGTCCATGGTGGAGGCGCCGTGCCGGGCGTTGACCGCGGCGGCCTTGTGGAACGGCCAGCCGCCCCACAGCACCGCCGGCAGCGCCAGCGCCAGCGAGAGCCACTGCCAGTAGTCGAACTGCCAGGCGGGGACCATCGCCAGCACCACGACCGGCACCGACAGCGCGGCCGTGACCACCAGTCGGCGTCGCAGACCGGCGATCTCCGCGCCGGAGTCGTCCTCGGCCTCCGGCTCCGGGACCGACGCCGAATAACCGGCTTTCGCGACGGTGGCGATGAGATCCTCGGTGGGAACCGTGATGTGGTCGAACGTCACGGTCGCCCGCTCGGTGGCGTAGTTGACCGTGGCCTGTACGCCGTCCATCCGGTTCAGCTTCTTCTCGATCCGGGCCGCACAGCTGGTGCAGGTCATGCCCTGGATGTCGAGTTCGACCGGGGTCATGTCACACCAACCGGTACCCGGCCTCGTCGACGGCCGCGGCCACCGCGGTCCGCTCGAGGTCGTGCTCGGAGGTGACGACGACAGCGCCGGTGGACAGGTCGATCTCGACGCCGCTGACACCCGGGATCGCCGAGACCTCCTCGGTCACCGCGGACACGCAGTGCCCGCAGGTCATCCCGGTCACGGTGTAGGTCGCAACAGTCATGGTCGTGCCTCTCTCGTCTCGTGAATGGTGGTGCGCCCGGTCAGGGCAGGAACAGCGGTCTCAGGAACGGACCAGCCGGGCGATGGCGTCGGACGCCTCCTTGAGCTTGGCGTCCTTCTCCGCCCCGCCGGCCACCGCCGCCTCGACCAGGCAGTGGTTCATGTGCTCGTCGAGCAGGCCCAGGGCGACCGACTGCAGTGCCTTCGTCATCGCCGACACCTGGGTGAGGATGTCGATGCAGTACTCCTCGTTCTCGACCATCCGCTGCAGGCCACGGGCCTGCCCCTCGATGCGCCGGAGTCGCTTGAGGTAGTCGTCCTTCTGGCCCATGTACCCGGGATGCGCTGCCATGCCGCACACCATACCCCCCTAGGGTATGGATCGCCAGTGACCTCCGGAACAGGCCCGCCGGGAACGCCCGGCCGGGGAGGGTCAGAAGTGGTCGGCCAGGTCGGTGAACCGGGTGAGGGTGAGGATGCCGGTGTCGGCCGGGTCGAGGTCGGCGTGGTCCAGCACCCAGGTGTGCACGTTGGGCAGATGCACGGCGCGCATGCCG
It contains:
- a CDS encoding heavy metal translocating P-type ATPase; translation: MTPVELDIQGMTCTSCAARIEKKLNRMDGVQATVNYATERATVTFDHITVPTEDLIATVAKAGYSASVPEPEAEDDSGAEIAGLRRRLVVTAALSVPVVVLAMVPAWQFDYWQWLSLALALPAVLWGGWPFHKAAAVNARHGASTMDTLVSIGTLAALAWSVYALVWGHAGMIGMTHGFEFTLQRGDGAGQIYLEAAAGVTTFLLTGRYLEARAKRRSGAALQALLHLGAKEALLLPDGPGSTAEISVPVERLAVGDHFVVRPGAAIATDGVVVSGHSAIDTSLLTGESVPVEVAAGDTVIGATVNTGGRLVVRATRVGKDTQLSRIATLVEQAQSGKARVQRLADRISGIFVPVVLGITVLTFAVWLLAGGGVGGAFTAAVAVLIIACPCALGLATPTALLVGTGRGAQLGILIKGPEVLESTREVDTVVLDKTGTVTTGVMTLHEVIGEDRDLVLAVAAAAEQGSEHPIARAVVTAAQTSGLALPVVHDFTSTAGLGVRAAVDGTGEVLVGRPQLLTDAGLDLPADLAAAFEEAGRSGRTVVAVGWSGRVRGLLVVGDEIKADAAQAVHRLRALGLTPVLLTGDHAAAAQAVARELGIDEVVAGVLPEGKVAEIERLQAQGRTVAMVGDGVNDAAALATADLGIAMGTGADAAIEAADLTLVRGEPGLVADAIRLSRRTLAVIKGNLFWAFAYNVAGIPLAALGLLNPMFAGAAMAFSSVFVVTNSLRLRRFR
- a CDS encoding heavy-metal-associated domain-containing protein, translated to MTVATYTVTGMTCGHCVSAVTEEVSAIPGVSGVEIDLSTGAVVVTSEHDLERTAVAAAVDEAGYRLV
- a CDS encoding metal-sensitive transcriptional regulator translates to MAAHPGYMGQKDDYLKRLRRIEGQARGLQRMVENEEYCIDILTQVSAMTKALQSVALGLLDEHMNHCLVEAAVAGGAEKDAKLKEASDAIARLVRS